The genomic interval ACAGCTGGTACTGCAACTTTATCAAAGTCACCTCCCCTGAAGGAAAAGCCTACAATTTCCCCATCTACTCTTGGATCGAGGGCAGCGATACCTTTGAATTCAGAGAGGGGACAGGTAAGCCATCAGCTCCCCTTCCACCCAAGAAGGCGCCTTCACATCTCCTAGGCAGCAAGAGGGAATGGCCCATGGCCTTAGAGGTCTCTATGCTAATATATAGAGCATGGGAATTAATCAAGATGAACTCTTAGCACCACCAAGCAAGtacaatataataggcatcactaaaAGNNNNNNNNNNNNNNNNNNNNNNNNNNNN from Sceloporus undulatus isolate JIND9_A2432 ecotype Alabama chromosome 6, SceUnd_v1.1, whole genome shotgun sequence carries:
- the LOC121933935 gene encoding arachidonate 12-lipoxygenase, 12R-type-like; its protein translation is MFQYQVRVATGTYVDSGTTDWISLTLVGTAGESPKTLLDSWIKDFYFGADTTYKVTSKQDLGDILLIRLHKKKSLVLSDSWYCNFIKVTSPEGKAYNFPIYSWIEGSDTFEFREGTGKPSAPLPPKKAPSHLLGSKREWPMALEVSMLIYRAWELIKMNS